TCCAAAGAAGCTTGAACTTTATGTACGTAATTCgaacataaaattataaataatatatccGATGGAATTTCacttcaattttaaaaaagacaATTTGTCATAAATATAATGCACCTTCGCTCGATCGGCGGAAGTACGCGTTAGCGGCTCGACAATAGGCTGCGTAGGagtactctctttctctcggttcTAATTTTAACGCCAACCGAGCATACGTCACCATCGAAACTTCACACAACTACCCGTTCTCCACATAACATCCGCGGGCTAAAAATTGATCCGAGGTCATACATCGTTCATCGTTCGAGAATCTCGCGCAGCAATAATAATTGCTCATTCGGGCTCAGATAAACTCTTGAAATAAAATCATCCGCCAGTGAAATAATGTGAAGAATAAAATTGAAGCATAATGAATCCAATAAAAAAAGTGTTTAGTGGCCGATACGACGATGATGCATCTCTCGTAACAAGGGATCGGTTCCTTTTCTCCCCCTACCACCGGAACACGCAGCACGCGCTCCATTCAAATCCGGCGCGCGTCGCAGCGCAGCTCCTTGCATTATACAAAGAGAAGACGCTGCAGCACGCGTCGCGTGGCCGAGTGCACCCTTCGGCTGAGCTTCTTCCTGTAACGCGATGGTGAGAGCTTTGTCCTTTGCCATCGACCCGGTTCGTCTTACTTTGgggcttttctttctctccttcgttttttttttttcttcactcgaacctttttttttctagttgTACGCTCGACGCTTTTCAAATTCGTGCGAGGAGAAGCAATTTACCAATCGTTCCCAATTTTTTCGAAGCTCTTTTTCGGCTCATCGAATCAAGCGACACTTTGTCTTCCGCTAAACGATCCCGAGTCCCCGTTTGGAAGTGTTTAACAGCTTCTTCCCCATAGGACCTCGAACTTTTttctgcccccccccctccccctccgCCGCTCGCTAATTGATTTATACTCCCTTTATTTTTACGCGTCGAAGTAATCCCCGCCGCGAGAACTCTCTGGCGCCGACAAAGACGCGCACGCACGAGACAAGGGCTATATACCGCATCGAAATCTTTCTCCTTGTATGGGCCGAGTCGAGCACCACTCGGAGGAGATATCGGCGAACCTTTTCACCTCGACTTTTCCGGCCGACCGAGCATTGGACACGCGTTTATTATGTATTGGTAGAGGCCAGCTGCGGCGTTTTTATAGGCGCGCGTGCTCTGCCTCAATACGCGCGCTACACACTTATTAAAGGCTCACAATGCGAACTCacggatttttttctcctcctccgaCAACGTGGCCTACTTCGAGAGAAGAGGAATAAAGAGTATATAACACAGCTCCTCTTCCCCTCTTGTGTATTTTCGGGGCGGATTCTTAAAAATACGCGCGTCAAGCGGAAGATGAGTTGAGGTGCGCGCGTGCGTCAAACGTTCTCGGTAAATTACACGAAGTAGGTAAACAAGGCGGGCCCGACAGCCGCAAAGACCGAGCCGGAGCTACTGGCCGTTCTCGAGCGCACACGTGTGAGATTCTTCTCTAAGTGGCTGCTTAATAGCTTTCGTCCTCGAAATTTCCATCCTCGAAAAACGAGCCAGACCCGCGGAAATTAACCCGTTAGCTTTCACGTCGAGacacaaagagagagagagagagagacgccgcACTGCGTCACGAAATGCAGCAAAGGATAAGGTCTACGGGATGTGTATGCGTATATAGAAGGGGAAGGATGGATGGGATTTCGCCGGGGTTGGAAAATAATAATGCGCGCACTCCGGCGCCCGGAGCTGTAGAGCTGCAGTCTATAgcaaccccccccccccctatgtatatacatatacgcgaTGCTACCAAGTGACGTTCGGGCCCTCGCATGACGCGTGTGCCGAGGGGTGGTCCCAGTATGACAGACCGGCTGCGCTTATATACAGGGAAAGCAAGAGGGAGAAAGTTTCGACGAACAAAGATACACCGTCGGAGGTGCCGGACTATACTCGAGACGCGCGTGCGCGGTTTTAAAATCGCGTAATTAGAAGACGACTAATGCGTATCGACTAAACACTCGCCGTCCCGTCGCAACGAACTCGCTTATACTCCGTGAAATGGTATATATAACGATTAAAAACTATACCGATCTCATACCTGCGCGCGTTAATTCACACAGGCGCGCTCCTCGGTAAGCTGCTCCCTTCCCCGCGCGTCAACTCTATCTATCGCCCCGTAATACAAAGATGCTGCGGCTGGCCGTGATCGGGGGATGGATGGTGGCGgggcacacacacgcgcgcgcacacacatgcaGTCGGTTTCTAAACGGCGCGTAGCGCGGTGGGCTTCCCCCGTgtgtgctgctgcagcgaacgagagcgagaaatatAAAGTCGCGGCGAGGGCTCGTCGTCAGTGGCAGACGTACCGCCGGAGCGTCTCGACGCTTATTTTCCTTTACGCACATACACGCGGCGTACACCTACGCGAATAACCGATGCCGGCTGTGCTGATTTGATCTCGCGCCAAATTCCTGCCGGCCGATTATTCTTGATCTTCGATGCGTAGATGAAGttgttgtgtgtgtgttagaGCGGTGAAGCGAGAACGAGTTTCCCGGCGTATCTGGTGCAGCGAGATCGGTATTGGATTGTTGCCCCCGCAAAACCGAGATCGGTGTCGCTTTTCCGCGGCCGGTCGCGCGATTATGAGACAGCCCAGGCGAGTAACAGCTGTTGCTGCGACTGTCCAGCAGCCCAGTGCGCGAAATCGTTCCGATGATAGTAGTGCAGCCCTGTGCGATCGGTACGACGATGTCCTCTGACGTCCGGTGAATAATCGATATTTTCGCGTACAAGTGTATTTTTCTACgccaattattatttttttttccgatTCCGCAAAGAAGATGAGTGTGTGCTGCGTATAAGCCGCGAGTGATCGGAACAATATCGAACAAAACCGCGCGCTCGGAAAGACGATAGCGATTGATAACCGCCAGAAGCAACAAACCCGCCGCAGCGCGGAGCCCCATTGTTCGGAAGAATCGTCGAGGGATATGAAGAAGAATCATCGGAAGAGACTCGCCGGACGAGACTCTCTTCGCGCTTCTAGTGGCCTATAGACCGTCTATACCTCCATATACACGAACAGTCTAGCAGCGATTCAGCCACCCCCGGAAGTAAGTACTCTCGTCGGCTCGAGTTCCGCGCACAGCTGCAGCTGTACATATACGAGAGGACGATTTTTACGCGCGTTTAGATATAAATCAAGCCGATCGCGCCTGTTCCTGCTAATCCGGGTTGAACTTTGAAAGCTTTTTTTCTAGCTTTACGATTattcgggggggggggggtatacGTTGACTGAAAGAGATAAACAATGCTGATTGCTATTGTCCGTTATACAAGCTTCAATTTCCCGTTTCCTCATATTCAAGAGCGATCTCGTTCTATAAAAAGCACTGCGCGTCAGTACAATGGATTCTCTCAATAGGGCTCCATAGATTACACTCTCTCGCACAACGACGCTTATATTCTCCTTATCAATTCCGTTACACACGAGGAAAATCAATCTCAATTTTATTTCGAGGCAGTCTGGCAAAGCGGCGGGTAAACCTGCTGGGATTTATTTTGAATGCCTCGGCCCGCGCACTCGGGCTGCGATATACACAAACACACTTTATTTCCGGAAAACGATTAAAAGCGCTAAACTATAACGACGTGTGAGAAAGCAGAGGAGAAATATAGAGGCAAAATTGTAAAACAGCGGCACGAAGAAGCGTATTCGACTTTATTCTCTCCCATCAATTATCCGCGCTAGCTCACACTCGAAAAAGCTCTCATCCTCTCTGAAAGCCTCTCGACTCGATCTCATccctccctcgcgcgcgcgcagatatGCAGAAGTGTGCGGCGCgcgtgtcgtttattttttcgttCGATGCGCTATCGGCTCGCGGAGAAAAGACGTAAAACGCGCTCGAGGCTCGGCGTGATCGATGCAGCGTCACTCGAAGCCCTCGATCGAAATTCAAAAGTGCGCGCTCTCGAGGCTATCTCGAGTGGCTTTTATTCTcgaatctcgcgcgcgtatgcgGGAGCTGCGATCTCTTTTATCGGCGATAACCttcgtttatttttacctACGTGTAACGTGTGATCTGTAACGTCTTCAGAGGCCCCATGAGCAGCCAGCCCGACGACGATGAGACTGGGCTCGAGACTGTTGCCGCTCGTCCTGCTGCTGATCGGCGTCACGGGTCTGCGGACTGACCCTCGTCGTCCGTCAGCGGGTCCGCGTCAGATAATCAGCCGGAACGTCACCGGTCTGCAGCTCGACCACCGGGGCAACGTCATGGAGATAGTCGAGGAGCGAACCTGTTCGGCAGCGCTGGTCCGACTCACCTGCAGTTCCCTCACCTCCTTCATGTTCATCCTGGAGGCCGAGTATCAGCCGAACCGAACCGACGCCTGCGTCTACGACAAGCAGAGCTGGTGTCGGTACAAGTCGATATTCGCCATGATCAGGAATCTTCAGCTCAGGAGGGGCTTTCTCAGGGGAAGCTACCCTGGTGAACTCGACGAGAACCCGTTCGAGTTCAAGAGCACTATTAATCGCAGGTATGCTGGAGCTTCTGTTTCTCAGTTGAATTAACGGTCCGATCGAATTTCAATCATAGATTAAGGCATGATGTAAGCAATTTTGGAATGCGATTATTTAAAGCTCCGATTCCCCCGGGAAGCCTCGCTCGCAGTTTCAAAGTATTCCGAGGCCGCGACTGTCGAACCGAATTCGCAAAATATAGAATTTCAAACTGACCGCAGCTCCGAGTGGTTACGCAACGTTTCCCTTCAGTTTTTGCGCGTATATTATATGCAAACATTTTGAATATCGCGCGAACACGCGTGATTTGATCGATGAAAATGCAAATGAGCTATTGCTTTCCCTTTCACGGTTTCGCTCGCGCCGCGGACCATTTTGTCCGACGCCCTTAAAAAAACGCGTATCTTTTATCGATCGCACGAGAAAATTAGTagccattaaaaaaaaaaaaaactaccgCACCGTCAGTCGAGTGCACCGCCGCAGATGTGCCAACTACAGGGCGATCGGATCGAAGCcgaaaaacgcgcgcgggGAGAGCGAACTGCATTCGAGCGTTTTGGGGTGGTCGAAAAAGTATACACTCAGCCTGTATGTGTATCTGGAAGGGCAATCTGATCTGGGCTACTGCTGCATATCCCTATAAATATCTCGGGCAAATACGGGCTCTGCGGACGTTTATTATATACGAAGCACGCCGGCATACATTACATTAAGCTCACCCTCAGCGGCCGCCTGTGTACTTTGCATCTCGGCAGCGTGACGCTCGTGTTAGCGACACGTTtcgcttttttctcccccGTGCACGGAGTCAACGGAAAATTAACGCGTCGAATCTCCGATGACTACGTATACACTGTTTGCTCACGTGCGCGCAGCGTGAAAAAGGTCGCTGCAGCTTCGTCACACCTGATATACGCAGGACTACCTGCGCGTTTACGTTACACGAATTAATCGCGACAAGTGCAATCGAGCCGTGAGCTTTTAATGAACGCGGGGGAGAGGTCTGAAAGTCCGAGTTCAAAGCGCCGCTTCCCCCTTTATAATTGTGCATATACTCGCGCGGCAATAAAACGgcggtgaaaaaaaatcgctcccGAAAAAATTCATTCATGCGCGCAACAAGTGCTGCGTGGTTTggattgatttttaaatttcaatctCTACAGCCCGTAACTGAATTGATGAATTTTCGTTTCAGGTGTGCCGGACGTCACCATTGTCGTTATAGGGTAACGTCCGATCATCCGGAGGCGCTTTTCTGGAAGCCCGCGAACATCAGGATAAAGTACGCTTGCGTACCAGGTGCgtatacccccccccccctgtaTATTTATACAGTCGGGCAGTGGCGCGCAATTACGCGCCGATATATTTATGGCTTCCATTATCTGATCGTCTTATTCCCGCTGATGCATATGGCCCGGAGAGATTCTCGGAAATCTCGATAATCTGCTGTTCTCACGCGGAATTACAATGCGCTACTTTTTACGAGCGAATATAACACGTGGTAGACCTCGAGATTCCTATCGCTAGAGCTGTGTTAGATATCGACAGCTGGGCTGTATACGTAGCCGCCCCGCATTTTCGCGACGTTTTCGGAATTGTGCGCGAAGTTTGCGAAATTATCGGAttcggtgtatatatataaagcgGGATAGAAAGTTTTTTACGACACTCCGGAAAACTGCGACTGTTATATAGCTTGGAAGGCCAACCAGGCTCGTAACTGTTCCCGAACTAAAATTCAGGCACACCTTCATTTCCTCCGCTCTCGAAAAGCCGAATCGATAGCTGCATCCCATCAGCTGGAATACTATCGCTACTGCGCCCGAAAAGCGTATCCGGAGCAAGGCTGCGCGCGATAAACGCCTCCCCCGCTGCGAAACGTTCATCGCACATCGGGAcagatgctgctgctgtttttcGGGGAGAGAAAATGCACGCGATGATGCGCTCGGATTTTCACACGAAATTGTCGGGGGGAttgtctcttttttttctcactctctctctccctatctCCCCTCGCTCTGTGGAAATTCGTTGGGAATTAGTCGATCCTTCTGACGCAATAACTTTGTTTTTCCAGAGGCCTCGGTCTACAAGTACTGCAACGCCGATGTCAAAGTGCCGGTTGGCTTGCAGGGCGGCTTTCTCAAGAGCCCGGGCTACCCGCTCTATTACCTCGGAGGAATCACGTGCGGATGGACATTCAGGTCGCTTCCCGGCCAGAGGATAGTCCTGACGTTTCACGACCTCAGCATCCGCGGTGATTAAGCAGTGATTACACTCTTTTGTCAGCTAAGCGCTTTTCTATCTCCCCTTGAAATTTTCAGAGCACGAGAGGGACGGAAGCTGCTTGGACGTCGTCAGGGTACGGGACAACGGGAACACGCTGCTCGAGAGCTGCGGCAGCATAGCCGGTCTCAGGATCGTCTCGAACACGAACGTCGTGACGCTGAACCTCGTCTCCTCCGCGAGGCTCTATCCGGCTCGAGGATTTTTCCTGCAGTATCAAGGTTCGACGGATTTCGCGGCATTGTCTCTTCGTTCGAATCTCGGCTCTGCCGTAATAGACGTGGACAACTCGTCACGCTCGTTTAAATTCGGTAGCAATAGTACCTATATATGTAGCAGAGGACGAGAGATTCGAATGACCGACAGTATATACCTACCGTGGGTCGTAAAAGAGGATCGATAATTCACGGCTATTCGAACGTGCAGTTTTAGGGTGTCCCGACGTGACGGCGCCCCTCGGCAGCCGCGTCTCGAACGGAACTCTGGAATCGAGGAGCTTTCTCTGCAGAGCCGGCACATTGTTCCCGGACACAGGACAAAGAGCACGCACGATTCATTGTCGAAGCGGTGAATGGCAGGAGGACGTCCCAAGCTTACCGGGCTGCGTCTGTGAGTTTTCATCGACTATCGCTCTATTCTTTATGTACCCGCTTGGAATTTCGGATACACCTATATGTCTATACACCTGGATCGAGATTATCGAGAAATTTGCGGTAAGACGTTTGCGCGCAAAGAGTCGGAAaacgcgcgctctctcgcctTTCCGAATGCGCTATCCGAACTCGTAGTCGGAGTAGTGTCACTGACGCGCCTTTACAACTGCACCGCTATCCGGTATCGGGTGCTCCGAGTCAATATTTCTTCTGAACGCGATACGCTCGGCTCGAAATTTTCAGCGACGTGCTTTACACTCGGCTCTTTTCCATTTGCATCCGAAGCGCGTCGCCTGAGACTGCGGAGAAACGATAAATAATAACGGCGCATTCACGTATATATATTCGGATAAAAGACGCACGAGCGAGCGCGTGTAGTAATTATCGAGTGCGGTTCGGAAAAGCTGCGCGCAAGAGAGTAACGAgtggttttttattaatttttttcgttccGGCTATTCTGGGAAATTCCACTCGGCGCATTTTTATCTCGCCCGTCATTGACTCAGCTGCATTTCGACGGTGgggtcgaaaaaaaaaaaatgaattcggAGCTTATTAATTGCAGCGAGCCGCTTAAGCGCACATATCCGGCAAATATGAGTCAGAGTAAGCCGTTCTATTTTGAAACGCGAAACACGTATCAACAACACGATACTATCTCCGCTGGTCGATAGAAAATTCAAAAGAATAGCCGTATCTCCGAGACATATCGCGTGTCTCTCAGGCGCATCGAAAAACAGACAAGCGAAGCCTGGGGTACCGACAGCTCGACGTACGTGTCTGTCGCGTGCAGCAGCACGAGccctgtatatatacttaCTCCTCGTCTATCGGGTTTCAGCTGCAGCGCAGGGGGAAAGAAGCCGCGCGCAGAGTGTGAGTGGGGCAGGGCAGTAGTCCGAAGGAAGCGTGTATAGTAGTGTAGCGTCAGTacctcgtgcgcgcgcgcgggcgcgtatattatatagactctttctctctctctctctctctcttcgtgtGCTTCCGCACGGCGAGCTCGAGCCACGTGTGTGCGCTAGTACTTCCTGGGCTACTTTGCGCGCAGCAGCTCTTCCTCTGCTTCTTCTCTCTTGGCTCTGTGGTGCGCGTACACGCAAAGGTCAGTGATCGAGTATATTATGTAGGTGGtacgtatgcgtgtgtgtgtatgtgtgtaagTTGCATCGCGTGGGCGGACGAGATTCGTGCGGGCGCTTACGTGCGCTTCCGGTGCAGGAGAGTTAAGTACTTATACTTACTTATAGACTAGAAGTATATCGAGATTCGGCGCGTGCCGTTGTTGTTATTTGCTTCGACGCGTGAGTCAGCCCTACTGATAATTTTCGCGCTTTGCATAGTTCGACCGCATCCTCCGATAACGGCTCCGTAAAATCGACGGTATATAACGCGCTGGTAAGATTACACGGGGGAACGTGTACTTATTATGCGCGCTTTGGAAACTCGTTCGGTTCGGCGCTCTGCAAGCTACAGTCCGGTAAATAATACACACAGGCAGAGCAgtatatctttctctctctctctctctcggaattcGGAGCAATTTGCTCCCCTGTATTTGCCGCTTcgactttttctctatatctTCTTCTCTCGGATTCCTCTGCGCTGATAATCTTCGCCTATGTCTCGCTGAATTATGCATGTGTTTCGATCTTTCATAGAATTCCATGGCGTTATGTATGTggtttctaaaaataatatagcaATAATACAGACGGTCCGTCGACTATACTGTCGGAAGAATTCTCTCGCGGGATCTCGCTGCtctttttaatacttttttccGCCGAGTCCTGTGTGGATAAGCTGCTTTCGGGCATAACTCTTTCGgagatacgcgcgcgcgagcgtaaaTGAAGAATCCTGCGAAACGCATATACTGGTTTTGTATAACGTCGTGGCTGACTAATAAGCCGAGGAGATGATATTGTCTGAAATTTCTCGCTCCTCGACGCAATCGAAATTCATCCAAAAGCCATATCCGTCGggaatatttatattcgcattggCGCACGGCACAGCCGTAGAAAAGGGCGCGTATGGAATCCCTATGTAAAAGTCGTGTAAAAAGGAGGCTAAACTTGCTTGAAGTACACCGAGTATAGGATCGGCGCGCGCATCTCTCACCCCCGCAGGCTCATCCGTCTTTAACAGCGCCACCCCtagaagctctctctctctctctctctctctctctctctcgcgagccaGTCGCGGCCACGCAACTCCGACAGTCGCAACAAGCGTGGCACACAGTCTGCAGctcctcgtcttcttcctcttgTCTATTCTCGTTTCGCTCTCACTCACTTATGCCGCGTATAGTAGCTCTCGACGACGCGGGTTTTTTTATTGTGATACAGAGGCTGTGAGACCGACCGACCGACCTTCACCCCTTTTCCCTCGGGATCGAGAGGTGCTGCTTTGCAGGTCTTTTTCACCTTTTTTCTTGctcttgctctcgctctcgatgtTCCGTCTACTCGTGCTCACTCTCTGTTGATTCTTTGTTTGTATGTGCGGCGAGACAGTCGAGCGAACTTGTAactctcctcgtcgtcgcttcTCGCTGTTATTGTCTTGTGCGCgtcttgtgtgtgtgtgtgtgtgtgtgtgtattagcATGCTTATACGCGGGCAAACTTTACGcgattatttgtttatgcgcCAACCGCTCGATGTGCTTTTGTGTCGTCGCCAGATAATACCTGTGTTGCATTCTCCGTATTACACCGAATTGTAAAAACGGGCGATATTTATACGATAATATTCTACTGTACGCGGAGAAACTCGTTAGTCGCTCCGCGAACGTATAACGAAGCTCCGAAAAGGGCGAATCGATAGCATACCCGTTACGTAACGTCCTATACATCTTTTCGAGCAGATCGTCACAGCCGTAAGTACATCCGACTATATGTGAGATGTATACCGACGCGTGTCTGCATGTACCGCCGTACAGTCGACGTATAATTGGCCTCGATAGCTCGAGGACTAATGACCGAGATAAGCGTATACGCacgcaagctcgcgcgcgattataGTCAAAGTTCAAAGGTCACATCCCTGACGTGGTTGTCCAGTTAGAAATCGGTTACGCGCGATCGTTTATAAGATCCTCGGCGTCGTTGCACTTTGACCtgtagacacacacacatatatatctatatatacatgtcTAGTTTTCGGCGAAGTTTGCTCGTTTCGAAAGCGTGGCTACAGCTGAGAACTTTCGTTATCGTAGTCGCGCGGCCGCCTTGGATATAGAGCTTGCAAAGTTTGGAACTTTAGTTGCCGATGATGCATCGTCGCGTTGGCTGCTGCTGAGAGcttatatagtatatatatatacttgttGTTGTCCCTGGACGAGATGATCGCCGCAGTAACGAACAGCTTGAAAGCCATAATACGTGAGTGTATGCATCCATGTGGCGTAGACGAGACACTTGTAGCAAAAAACACAGGCACACAGCGCCAGGAAAATAGATGACAAGCTTCTCCAAGTCGTGTAGTTTTAAACTGCTTATACGCATTGAATTTATTGCACGCTCATTGATCGGGAAATCGAGAGGAAGAATCTTTCATTCGCGATCAGCTTTTTCATATTCATGAGAGACCAAGAGCTTAAACGCGGTTGAGCTTGCGATAGACAGCAGTTCCCGGCGATTCGGCATTTGAAATTCTCCCGTGTATACATCGAGTCGAGCCGCGAGCGATAGAGCTCAATCGAGTTTGAACTTCCGCCTGATGCGAGATAATGCAATCAAACTCAAGTGTCAAGCCGTTATCTCGAGCGTACAATAATTACGGCCaataataaaaagagagaGGCATTCATTCAAAGCGGCGATACAAGTTAGGCATTAGATTCATTAGCACTGAGGGCCCGACAATCGCTCTCAATTGAGTCTGCGGCCCTGTCGCTCGTCCAAGGGagtcttctctctcactcactcgtCTCTTTTTCCGCCTACACTCAGTTCGCTCCGACACTTGCCTGCACTTCCAACACAGATCCAACAACCCGGCTGTGATCGATAACCGCTTAACTGATAAGACCAGGCACTGAGTACAAGCGTAGAACGTATCGACCCTCGGAAAAGCAAAGTTTCTcgaaaatatatgtatatacaaggTTATAGCCGCGTGTGAATCAACGTTTCGCAAGATCAGCGCTTATCAGTGTCCGGTTTTCCAAGAGAGACGGCGCGCGTGGAGCGAATATATCTATAATTAGTCTTCGCGTCTCTTTCACAGCTTCGTCGACGCTTATCTTGAGGAGCGACGAGTCGGACGGCAGTGATCGACTGCAGGCCGCCGCTGGTACTAGTGGCAGTAGCATCGAGAGAGACGGCGCAGCCGGCAACCTGGACTACGAGACGAGGACAGATCGAGTCGACCTCGAGGACGCAGTCGCGAAAACTGTCAACTATAGCATTATGGATCAGACGCAGCCAGCCATGATCAAGGACGGAGACTACGTTGTAGGTTAGTGCTCTTCTTTTCCCTTGTACTTTTCGTTCGCTTTTATTTAGCTATTTTTCGAGTAAATCCGAGGAAGGCACTCGAGGCACACGAAAAACTTGCCTCTTATCCGACGGTTTCTCTTTAATTAAAGATCCGATCGATAGCGTTGCAAAATTCGATAAGATAGCCTTTAATGACATACTTTTGTCAAGCCGGACTCATTGGGAATATCTCGCCTGGTTTAAAGTTTCCAGTgaaagaaaacaattttatttcggaaatattgTCGCTCCGGAATCGACGCTCGAAACAAAGCGGAACGTTAATAGGACGGTACACAATCGCCCGAGGCCAAACGCTTTGTCATCGCGATCCATCAACACGCGAGCGAAAATGaggaatgaaaaatttaaaaaggcAGATGAATAGGCCGTTTTCCCCGCATCTCCTTCCGTAATTCACGTATACAAATGTAAATAATCGCTTATATTCTGCTCTAAATTCCAGACGTCATCCTCCCGACGCTCCTCATCGCTCTGCTGTTCGTCGGCAACGCCGTCATCGTCTACATCATCTTTCACTTCAGAAAGAGGTAACTATTAcgttatgataaaaatattgtttatctAGCTGATAAACAATATTCAATATTTCACACGCGACTCATTCACAACTGTTCTTTTGTCTGCCAATAAAAAGGAATGTGGACGCTTTCAGAAAAACGCCCGCAGaggagcgagaagatatcgCCCTGAGCGCGACGGCGAACGGCGCTACCGACCACCAAGTCTGACTGTGGTTACCCAACGGCAACCAACAACGACCGCTATCCTAGAGAACGCACGAGGCTCTCTTTATCTTCAAGGCCTAATTGCCGGGACTTCAGCCGCAGTGGAGACCGATTAATTTCATCATCGCAACGACTACATCGACTCATTTTCCTACTTTCAATCCACATTATAATTTACACGAACGCATCGTCTTCTCATAGAGCATTTAACAGCGAATACCCTATGGAGTATTCCGCATCGATTGCGCGGACGGAATGAACGTCTAGCGATcctttttttacatatatacTTCGAGAAGCCTGGACGCGACAAAGAAAGTGTAATATCTGccaaaaagaaataatttagcGAATCTACACGCGTTTCGATTGCCATACAACGTCGATTTAATGAATGTGCTGCAGCGATTCTTTCGAAAATAACTCGATTTTACGATGAtgtactatataaataaaatagataaaagatacataatataaatatatatatatatatttcgtcCAAATTGTatttaagttaaataaaaacgaaCGTTTTCATAAACTCCATCGTGTTCTTTAATCATTGTCTTTTTCTATAATGATATCAAAAGCAATGTCATGTTAAATTATGTAAGTATGTACAACGCTGATTTAATTCAACAATtcttagaaatatttctgCAGCGGTTCGCCCAAAATATCCTCTAGAGTTCGAACGGCGTTCTGGGCATTCTTCTCCGTCACCAAGTCCTCGTCTTCCAGCAATTCCGCGAGGAACGGAACAGTTTCCGGCAGCAAAGGCATGAAGTCTTCTCCGAG
The sequence above is drawn from the Nasonia vitripennis strain AsymCx chromosome 4, Nvit_psr_1.1, whole genome shotgun sequence genome and encodes:
- the LOC100121107 gene encoding uncharacterized protein LOC100121107 isoform X2 gives rise to the protein MRLGSRLLPLVLLLIGVTGLRTDPRRPSAGPRQIISRNVTGLQLDHRGNVMEIVEERTCSAALVRLTCSSLTSFMFILEAEYQPNRTDACVYDKQSWCRYKSIFAMIRNLQLRRGFLRGSYPGELDENPFEFKSTINRRCAGRHHCRYRVTSDHPEALFWKPANIRIKYACVPEASVYKYCNADVKVPVGLQGGFLKSPGYPLYYLGGITCGWTFRSLPGQRIVLTFHDLSIREHERDGSCLDVVRVRDNGNTLLESCGSIAGLRIVSNTNVVTLNLVSSARLYPARGFFLQYQVLGCPDVTAPLGSRVSNGTLESRSFLCRAGTLFPDTGQRARTIHCRSGEWQEDVPSLPGCVSSSTLILRSDESDGSDRLQAAAGTSGSSIERDGAAGNLDYETRTDRVDLEDAVAKTVNYSIMDQTQPAMIKDGDYVVDVILPTLLIALLFVGNAVIVYIIFHFRKRKTPAEEREDIALSATANGATDHQV
- the LOC100121107 gene encoding uncharacterized protein LOC100121107 isoform X1 yields the protein MRLGSRLLPLVLLLIGVTGLRTDPRRPSAGPRQIISRNVTGLQLDHRGNVMEIVEERTCSAALVRLTCSSLTSFMFILEAEYQPNRTDACVYDKQSWCRYKSIFAMIRNLQLRRGFLRGSYPGELDENPFEFKSTINRRCAGRHHCRYRVTSDHPEALFWKPANIRIKYACVPEASVYKYCNADVKVPVGLQGGFLKSPGYPLYYLGGITCGWTFRSLPGQRIVLTFHDLSIREHERDGSCLDVVRVRDNGNTLLESCGSIAGLRIVSNTNVVTLNLVSSARLYPARGFFLQYQVLGCPDVTAPLGSRVSNGTLESRSFLCRAGTLFPDTGQRARTIHCRSGEWQEDVPSLPGCVSSSTLILRSDESDGSDRLQAAAGTSGSSIERDGAAGNLDYETRTDRVDLEDAVAKTVNYSIMDQTQPAMIKDGDYVVDVILPTLLIALLFVGNAVIVYIIFHFRKRNVDAFRKTPAEEREDIALSATANGATDHQV